A single region of the Drosophila miranda strain MSH22 chromosome 2, D.miranda_PacBio2.1, whole genome shotgun sequence genome encodes:
- the LOC108155765 gene encoding general odorant-binding protein 84a isoform X1 produces the protein MFSILFKTLAVVALLSLSLCTIKALQDHAKDNGDIFIINYDSLDGDVDDISTTTTAPRAADYLDFDEVMHYCNASFITPMCESRRGNQRMKMWGINIWTLSANVLQFNTTGALPDESDKTSMCYFHCFFEKAGLMDNYKLNTDLVRKYVWPATGDSIEVCENEGKDVENACGRGFAIIKCVVLRALTDARNNPVV, from the exons ATGTTTTCTATACTGTTCAAAACATTGGCGGTCGTTGCTCTGTTGAGCCTCAGTTTGTGCACTATAAAGGCCCTGCAGGATCATGCCAAGGATAATGGCGACATATTCATTATAAACTATGACAGTTTAGATGGCGATGTGGATGATATATCCACTACGACAACAGCCCCCAGGGCAGCTGATTATTTGGATTTTGATGAAGTCATGCACTACTGTAATGCAAGTTTTATCACACCAATGTGTGAGTCAAGGAGAGGAAACCAAAGGATGAAGATGTGGGGTATTAATATATGGACTCTTTCAGCGAATGTCCTGCAGTTCAATACCACTGGGGCTCTGCCAGATGAGAGTGATAAAACGAGCATG TGCTATTTCCATTGCTTCTTTGAAAAAGCCGGCCTAATGGATAACTATAAACTAAATACGGATCTTGTGCGCAAATATGTTTGGCCAGCTACTGGAGATTCCATCGAAGTCTGCGAGAATGAGGGAA AGGACGTAGAGAATGCCTGTGGGAGAGGCTTTGCCATCATCAAGTGCGTTGTCCTACGCGCTCTCACAGATGCCAGGAACAATCCCGTTGTGTAA
- the LOC108155765 gene encoding general odorant-binding protein 84a isoform X4 — protein sequence MFRAIFVIGLLSLILVFGQDIVTDSPEKQQEMHAFFKSIRGQCADENLIPYVKTLAVVALLSLSLCTIKALQDHAKDNGDIFIINYDSLDGDVDDISTTTTAPRAADYLDFDEVMHYCNASFITPMSNVLQFNTTGALPDESDKTSMCYFHCFFEKAGLMDNYKLNTDLVRKYVWPATGDSIEVCENEGKDVENACGRGFAIIKCVVLRALTDARNNPVV from the exons ATGTTTCGTGCTATTTTTGTGATTGGTTTGTTATCTTTGATACTGGTTTTTGGCCAGGATATAGTGACCGATAGTCCTGAAAAGCAGCAGGAAATGCATGCATTTTTCAAATCGATCAGGGGGCAATGTGCGGATGAGAACTTGATTCCATATG TCAAAACATTGGCGGTCGTTGCTCTGTTGAGCCTCAGTTTGTGCACTATAAAGGCCCTGCAGGATCATGCCAAGGATAATGGCGACATATTCATTATAAACTATGACAGTTTAGATGGCGATGTGGATGATATATCCACTACGACAACAGCCCCCAGGGCAGCTGATTATTTGGATTTTGATGAAGTCATGCACTACTGTAATGCAAGTTTTATCACACCAATGT CGAATGTCCTGCAGTTCAATACCACTGGGGCTCTGCCAGATGAGAGTGATAAAACGAGCATG TGCTATTTCCATTGCTTCTTTGAAAAAGCCGGCCTAATGGATAACTATAAACTAAATACGGATCTTGTGCGCAAATATGTTTGGCCAGCTACTGGAGATTCCATCGAAGTCTGCGAGAATGAGGGAA AGGACGTAGAGAATGCCTGTGGGAGAGGCTTTGCCATCATCAAGTGCGTTGTCCTACGCGCTCTCACAGATGCCAGGAACAATCCCGTTGTGTAA
- the LOC108155765 gene encoding general odorant-binding protein 84a isoform X3 has product MFRAIFVIGLLSLILVFGQDIVTDSPEKQQEMHAFFKSIRGQCADENLIPYANVLQFNTTGALPDESDKTSMCYFHCFFEKAGLMDNYKLNTDLVRKYVWPATGDSIEVCENEGKDVENACGRGFAIIKCVVLRALTDARNNPVV; this is encoded by the exons ATGTTTCGTGCTATTTTTGTGATTGGTTTGTTATCTTTGATACTGGTTTTTGGCCAGGATATAGTGACCGATAGTCCTGAAAAGCAGCAGGAAATGCATGCATTTTTCAAATCGATCAGGGGGCAATGTGCGGATGAGAACTTGATTCCATATG CGAATGTCCTGCAGTTCAATACCACTGGGGCTCTGCCAGATGAGAGTGATAAAACGAGCATG TGCTATTTCCATTGCTTCTTTGAAAAAGCCGGCCTAATGGATAACTATAAACTAAATACGGATCTTGTGCGCAAATATGTTTGGCCAGCTACTGGAGATTCCATCGAAGTCTGCGAGAATGAGGGAA AGGACGTAGAGAATGCCTGTGGGAGAGGCTTTGCCATCATCAAGTGCGTTGTCCTACGCGCTCTCACAGATGCCAGGAACAATCCCGTTGTGTAA
- the LOC108155765 gene encoding general odorant-binding protein 84a isoform X2: protein MFSILFKTLAVVALLSLSLCTIKALQDHAKDNGDIFIINYDSLDGDVDDISTTTTAPRAADYLDFDEVMHYCNASFITPMSNVLQFNTTGALPDESDKTSMCYFHCFFEKAGLMDNYKLNTDLVRKYVWPATGDSIEVCENEGKDVENACGRGFAIIKCVVLRALTDARNNPVV from the exons ATGTTTTCTATACTGTTCAAAACATTGGCGGTCGTTGCTCTGTTGAGCCTCAGTTTGTGCACTATAAAGGCCCTGCAGGATCATGCCAAGGATAATGGCGACATATTCATTATAAACTATGACAGTTTAGATGGCGATGTGGATGATATATCCACTACGACAACAGCCCCCAGGGCAGCTGATTATTTGGATTTTGATGAAGTCATGCACTACTGTAATGCAAGTTTTATCACACCAATGT CGAATGTCCTGCAGTTCAATACCACTGGGGCTCTGCCAGATGAGAGTGATAAAACGAGCATG TGCTATTTCCATTGCTTCTTTGAAAAAGCCGGCCTAATGGATAACTATAAACTAAATACGGATCTTGTGCGCAAATATGTTTGGCCAGCTACTGGAGATTCCATCGAAGTCTGCGAGAATGAGGGAA AGGACGTAGAGAATGCCTGTGGGAGAGGCTTTGCCATCATCAAGTGCGTTGTCCTACGCGCTCTCACAGATGCCAGGAACAATCCCGTTGTGTAA